The following coding sequences lie in one beta proteobacterium CB genomic window:
- a CDS encoding Membrane-associated zinc metalloprotease, whose protein sequence is MQALITLSAFLVTLGVLVSFHEYGHFLAARLCGVKVLRFALGFGKPIFTFRAENGTEWVLASIPLGGYVKLLDGRDSAQTIPEKERSESFDVKPLWQRSLIVAAGPFANFLLAVILFSVIYVSGVPQLPARLQAPPEQSIAAKLGVAAGDQVIGWQSLSSEYSGSPILNEFDVVPSWNALRWLLLDALTGEQGFALEMQDISGARHIKSFRQDDLPPVTPESDPFQALGLLPQVSPPSEWKELKLGPIDALGFAGQRVYLISKVSMRLMLGLFTGKTTLKQLGGPLSIADMAGKSAQVGWQPFVAFLALMSISIGLLNLVPLPMLDGGQLLYDAWELVVGKRMSISMQEKLQKVGFLLLISLSLLALFNDLQRYLSP, encoded by the coding sequence GTGCAGGCTTTAATTACCCTTAGCGCATTTCTAGTCACACTCGGCGTATTGGTGAGTTTTCACGAGTACGGTCATTTTCTTGCCGCTCGCTTGTGCGGAGTCAAAGTACTTCGCTTTGCCCTGGGTTTTGGCAAGCCAATTTTTACTTTTCGTGCTGAGAATGGCACCGAGTGGGTGCTTGCCTCGATTCCTTTGGGTGGTTACGTCAAGTTACTCGATGGTCGCGATAGTGCGCAAACCATTCCAGAAAAAGAACGTTCTGAATCTTTTGATGTGAAGCCTCTTTGGCAACGCTCTTTGATAGTGGCAGCAGGACCCTTTGCCAACTTCCTGCTGGCAGTTATTTTGTTTTCAGTAATTTATGTCTCTGGCGTACCTCAGTTGCCTGCTCGGCTGCAGGCTCCGCCCGAGCAATCCATTGCTGCAAAACTTGGAGTGGCGGCAGGGGATCAGGTTATTGGTTGGCAATCCCTCTCATCTGAATACAGTGGTAGCCCGATTCTTAACGAGTTTGATGTTGTCCCAAGTTGGAATGCCTTACGTTGGCTTTTGTTAGATGCACTTACCGGGGAGCAGGGTTTTGCCTTGGAAATGCAGGATATTTCTGGCGCTCGTCACATTAAGTCCTTTAGGCAGGATGATTTACCCCCAGTTACGCCGGAATCGGACCCATTTCAAGCGCTAGGCTTACTTCCCCAGGTCAGCCCACCCTCGGAGTGGAAGGAGCTTAAATTAGGCCCTATTGATGCCTTGGGTTTTGCTGGTCAGCGGGTCTATTTAATCAGCAAGGTCTCGATGAGGCTGATGTTGGGTTTGTTTACCGGCAAAACGACCCTAAAACAGCTCGGTGGGCCATTGAGCATTGCGGATATGGCGGGGAAGTCTGCCCAGGTTGGCTGGCAGCCATTTGTAGCCTTCCTAGCCCTCATGAGCATCAGTATCGGGCTCTTGAATTTAGTGCCTTTACCAATGCTAGACGGGGGTCAGCTCCTGTATGATGCATGGGAGTTGGTTGTTGGTAAGCGAATGTCAATATCCATGCAGGAAAAGCTCCAAAAAGTGGGTTTTCTGCTACTGATATCACTTTCCTTGCTAGCCTTGTTTAATGATTTGCAACGCTACCTTTCACCTTGA
- a CDS encoding Outer membrane chaperone Skp (OmpH) codes for MKLYQSSKWIQYGLIAASSLIALPQAFAQDAGTRVAAVNVEKVFNESNMAKASQTKLQNEFMKRQTEIRDSAQKIKSAAEKLDRDSAVMSEAERLRRQRELADQDRELQRKQREYTEDLNQRNFEERAKIAEKANQALKQIADQRKIDVIIQDPAYANPKVDVTDDVIKALNSLK; via the coding sequence ATGAAGCTTTATCAATCTTCTAAATGGATTCAATACGGCTTAATTGCCGCATCATCATTGATTGCTTTGCCTCAGGCATTTGCTCAAGACGCTGGAACACGAGTTGCAGCTGTGAACGTTGAGAAGGTATTCAACGAATCTAATATGGCCAAAGCAAGCCAGACTAAATTGCAAAATGAATTCATGAAGCGCCAGACTGAAATTCGCGATAGCGCGCAAAAAATTAAATCTGCTGCTGAAAAATTAGACCGTGATTCAGCGGTGATGTCCGAAGCAGAGCGTTTACGTCGTCAACGTGAGTTAGCGGATCAAGACCGCGAACTTCAACGTAAGCAACGTGAGTACACAGAAGATCTGAATCAGCGTAACTTTGAAGAGCGCGCCAAGATTGCCGAAAAAGCCAATCAAGCCCTTAAGCAAATTGCTGACCAAAGAAAAATTGATGTCATTATTCAAGATCCAGCCTATGCCAATCCAAAGGTTGATGTTACGGATGATGTCATCAAGGCTTTGAATAGTCTCAAGTAA
- the frr gene encoding ribosome recycling factor, which produces MSAAEIKTNTDQKMQKSLEALKSNLAKIRSGRANPGILEHIQVDYYGNPTPLSQVASLGLADARTINVQPFEKNMVAVVEKAIRDSDLGLNPASQGTVIRVPMPALTEERRRDLTKVVRNEGEETKIAVRNLRRDANEHLKRLTKDKEISEDDERRATDDIQKMTDRAVVEIDKIVSEKEKEIMTV; this is translated from the coding sequence ATGTCCGCAGCAGAAATTAAAACTAATACCGATCAAAAGATGCAGAAGTCTCTCGAGGCTTTGAAATCCAATTTGGCAAAGATTCGTTCTGGCCGCGCAAACCCAGGAATTTTGGAGCACATCCAAGTGGATTACTACGGCAATCCAACACCGCTAAGCCAAGTTGCTAGCTTGGGTTTGGCTGATGCGAGAACGATTAACGTTCAACCATTCGAAAAGAATATGGTTGCTGTAGTTGAGAAGGCGATTCGGGATTCTGATTTGGGGCTTAATCCAGCTTCCCAGGGCACCGTGATTCGCGTACCAATGCCAGCGCTGACTGAAGAGCGTCGTCGTGATTTGACTAAGGTAGTTAGAAACGAGGGCGAAGAAACTAAAATCGCCGTGCGTAATTTGCGTCGTGACGCTAATGAGCACCTCAAGCGCCTCACTAAGGATAAAGAAATTTCTGAGGATGACGAGCGTCGCGCTACTGACGACATTCAAAAGATGACTGATCGTGCAGTTGTTGAGATCGATAAGATCGTCTCGGAAAAAGAAAAAGAGATCATGACGGTTTAA
- the lpxD gene encoding UDP-3-O-(3-hydroxymyristoyl) glucosamine N-acyltransferase yields the protein MPTAIELAEQFQVSLVGDGSHALQGLAPLERAQPSQISFLSNPLYRQQASDSGAGGLIVNQADLDFLEANPGGNSAGRVYFVSKNPYATFARMAQHFAKFSAPVYAPGIHPSAVIDSSVAIPVSCHIGPFVQIGPGVKLGERVVLLGNTSIARNSNIGSDTLIYPNVSVYSETAIGERCIIHSGAVIGADGFGFAPDFSAAGGEWVKIPQTGAVAIGNDVEIGASTTIDRGAMSNTIIGNGTKIDNQVQIAHNVVVGNCCVIAGCAAISGSTKIGNFCIIGGAANFAGHLTIADRTTVSGNTSIIRSITEPGQHYTGVYPSMLHGAWEKNAAILRGLDKIRQRLRLLDKSK from the coding sequence ATGCCCACCGCCATCGAGCTGGCCGAACAGTTTCAAGTAAGCTTGGTGGGGGACGGCTCCCACGCGCTTCAGGGCCTCGCTCCTCTCGAGCGAGCTCAACCAAGCCAGATCTCTTTTCTCTCCAATCCGCTGTACCGACAACAAGCTAGTGATAGTGGTGCTGGCGGCCTGATTGTTAATCAAGCGGATCTCGATTTTCTGGAGGCAAATCCTGGAGGCAACTCAGCAGGGCGGGTGTATTTTGTTTCCAAGAACCCGTATGCTACTTTTGCCAGAATGGCGCAGCACTTTGCTAAGTTCTCGGCGCCTGTTTACGCGCCAGGAATCCATCCTAGCGCAGTAATCGATTCCTCTGTAGCTATTCCCGTCTCCTGCCATATCGGACCATTTGTACAAATCGGCCCTGGTGTGAAATTGGGTGAGCGGGTTGTTTTGCTGGGTAATACTTCGATTGCCAGAAATTCCAATATTGGCAGTGATACCTTAATCTACCCCAATGTTTCTGTTTATTCGGAGACTGCTATTGGTGAGCGTTGCATTATTCATAGCGGTGCTGTGATTGGTGCCGATGGTTTTGGTTTTGCACCTGACTTTTCTGCTGCTGGTGGTGAGTGGGTCAAAATTCCTCAAACTGGTGCTGTAGCGATTGGCAACGATGTGGAGATTGGGGCATCTACTACCATCGATCGTGGCGCCATGAGCAACACCATCATAGGCAATGGCACTAAGATTGATAATCAAGTTCAAATCGCACACAACGTAGTGGTGGGTAACTGTTGCGTCATTGCTGGGTGTGCCGCGATTTCAGGAAGTACTAAGATTGGTAACTTCTGCATTATTGGCGGTGCAGCGAATTTTGCTGGACACCTTACGATTGCAGACAGAACAACAGTGTCTGGTAACACCTCAATTATTCGTTCGATCACCGAGCCAGGCCAGCATTACACGGGTGTTTATCCATCAATGCTGCATGGCGCCTGGGAGAAAAATGCTGCGATTCTGCGTGGTCTCGATAAAATACGTCAACGCTTACGATTATTAGATAAATCTAAATAA
- a CDS encoding Outer membrane protein assembly complex, YaeT protein, with the protein MNFLISSFRSVARFVAQVAFILAAGFCVNAQAADPFVIKDIRIEGLQRVEPGTVFSYLPVQVGDTFTEEKSAEAIKALYSTGFFRDVQIQAQGNVLIVIVEERPTISRIEFTGMKEFDQEVVRKSLKAVGVAEARFYDKALIDKAEQELKRQYVGKGMYAAEVVATVTPVERNQVAIYFNIDEGPVAKIQEINFIGNNIFSESTLKSQMQLKTGGWLSWYSKDNLYSKQKLTADLENIRSYYLNRGYLEFVIESTQVSITPDKKGIYLTISIREGNKFTVKNVRLAGDLLGKEAELIQLVSLKPGDTFSSAKLTESTKAIAEILGSYGYAFATINPQPDIRRDLSEVDLTLVVDPGRRVYVRQVNVTGNAKTRDMVIRREMRQFESSWFDSEKIDLSKKRLGRLGYFTETDVSTQDVPGSPDQVDVNVKVTEKPTGAITLGAGFSSTEKLILSAGINQENAFGTGTAVGLNFSLGKINQSLALSNYDPYFTEDGISRFTDLYYRSSKPLYYTGDPDYQIKSVGSNIKFGVPYTEVDRVFFGTGFEVFQIQSSINTPTPYLNYMQDYGIAAPGYPATLNTYNVPITVGWSRDGRDSALIPSTGSLQQLNAEVGTPVGNMMFYRLFGQYQKYHSFSKGNILSFNGEVGYGEAYGKYPFPITKNYYVGGIGSVRGYAPGSLGPTYVNTYTGLNQPTGGQSKIVSNVEYTVPVPGSGVDKTLRVFGFVDGGNVYNENINLVLRYSYGLGLSWISPLGPLKFSYGIPIKSLPTDNVQRLQFQVGTAF; encoded by the coding sequence TTGAATTTTTTGATCTCCTCTTTCCGCTCCGTAGCTCGATTTGTTGCTCAAGTCGCTTTCATTCTTGCTGCTGGTTTCTGCGTTAACGCGCAAGCTGCTGACCCATTCGTTATTAAAGACATTCGAATTGAAGGCTTGCAACGAGTGGAGCCGGGTACCGTATTTAGCTACCTACCAGTTCAGGTGGGTGATACTTTTACAGAAGAGAAAAGTGCTGAGGCTATCAAGGCTTTGTACAGCACTGGTTTTTTCCGGGATGTGCAAATTCAGGCACAAGGCAACGTTCTGATTGTCATCGTTGAAGAGCGTCCCACCATCTCTCGTATTGAATTTACTGGGATGAAAGAATTTGACCAGGAAGTGGTACGTAAATCCTTAAAAGCAGTGGGCGTGGCAGAAGCCCGCTTCTACGACAAAGCTTTGATTGATAAGGCTGAGCAAGAGCTCAAGCGCCAGTATGTTGGTAAAGGTATGTATGCCGCTGAGGTGGTTGCAACTGTCACCCCGGTGGAGCGCAATCAAGTTGCGATCTATTTCAACATCGATGAAGGCCCTGTAGCCAAAATCCAAGAGATTAATTTCATCGGTAACAATATTTTTAGCGAGAGCACCCTCAAAAGCCAGATGCAGTTAAAAACTGGTGGCTGGCTTTCTTGGTATAGCAAAGACAATTTGTATTCCAAGCAAAAGCTCACAGCTGACTTAGAGAACATTCGCTCTTACTACCTCAATCGTGGTTACCTTGAGTTTGTGATTGAATCCACTCAGGTTTCTATTACCCCGGATAAAAAAGGCATCTACCTCACAATCAGTATTCGTGAAGGCAATAAGTTCACAGTAAAAAATGTCCGCTTGGCTGGTGACTTACTGGGTAAAGAGGCTGAGCTGATACAGCTCGTAAGCCTTAAGCCGGGTGACACCTTCTCCTCTGCCAAGTTGACAGAGAGCACTAAGGCGATTGCAGAAATCTTGGGCTCATATGGGTATGCGTTCGCAACCATTAATCCACAGCCAGACATTCGTCGTGATCTGAGCGAGGTTGATTTAACGCTCGTAGTAGACCCAGGCCGTCGTGTCTATGTGCGTCAAGTGAATGTCACTGGAAATGCCAAGACTCGCGATATGGTGATTCGTCGTGAGATGCGTCAATTTGAAAGCTCTTGGTTCGACAGTGAAAAAATTGATCTATCTAAAAAACGTTTAGGTCGATTGGGTTATTTCACTGAGACTGACGTATCTACCCAGGATGTCCCTGGATCCCCAGATCAAGTTGATGTGAACGTGAAGGTAACAGAAAAGCCAACTGGCGCAATTACTTTAGGCGCTGGTTTCTCCTCTACTGAGAAGTTGATTCTCTCTGCCGGTATTAACCAGGAGAATGCTTTTGGTACAGGTACCGCAGTGGGCTTGAACTTCTCTCTCGGTAAGATCAACCAAAGCTTGGCTTTATCAAACTACGATCCTTACTTCACTGAAGATGGTATCAGCCGCTTTACTGATCTGTACTACCGCTCATCCAAGCCGCTGTATTACACCGGTGATCCAGATTACCAAATCAAGTCTGTTGGTAGCAATATTAAGTTTGGCGTTCCCTACACTGAGGTAGACCGGGTTTTCTTCGGCACTGGATTTGAGGTGTTCCAGATTCAATCTAGTATTAATACGCCAACACCGTATTTAAACTACATGCAGGACTATGGCATCGCCGCCCCTGGTTATCCTGCAACATTGAATACTTACAACGTTCCAATTACAGTCGGTTGGTCGCGTGATGGTCGTGATAGCGCTCTGATTCCTTCGACAGGCTCTTTGCAACAACTCAATGCCGAGGTGGGAACGCCGGTGGGTAACATGATGTTCTACCGCCTATTTGGCCAGTATCAAAAATATCACTCCTTCTCAAAAGGCAATATCTTGTCCTTTAATGGTGAGGTTGGTTACGGTGAGGCCTATGGCAAGTACCCATTCCCAATCACTAAAAACTACTATGTTGGTGGTATTGGATCGGTTCGAGGCTATGCCCCAGGATCGCTAGGGCCTACCTACGTTAATACCTATACCGGCCTGAATCAGCCTACTGGCGGTCAGTCCAAAATCGTCAGCAACGTTGAGTACACCGTCCCGGTTCCTGGATCTGGAGTTGATAAAACCTTGCGGGTATTTGGTTTCGTGGATGGTGGTAATGTCTATAACGAAAATATCAATCTCGTCTTGCGATATTCTTATGGCTTAGGTTTATCATGGATATCACCACTGGGCCCACTGAAGTTCAGTTACGGTATTCCGATCAAATCCTTGCCAACGGATAACGTGCAGCGTTTACAGTTCCAAGTGGGTACAGCGTTTTAA
- a CDS encoding 1-deoxy-D-xylulose 5-phosphate reductoisomerase, with the protein MPLKRVAILGSTGSIGVNTLDVIRAHPERFKVVALTAAKQIERLAEQCIEFNPAIAVVANADGAAQLSRLLQEKKIATQVLYGPQALVQAVTESGCDTVMAAIVGAAGLVPALAAAQAGKRVLLANKEALVMSGNLFMQAMKAGGGELLPIDSEHNAIFQCLPDRFTKNPSDHLGVEELWLTASGGPFRDRSLADLASITPEQACAHPNWVMGRKISVDSATMMNKGLEVIEAFWLFGLPLEKIKVLIHPQSVVHSMVRYRDGSVLAQMGQPDMRTPIAYGLAWPERIDAGVTPLNLTQLTGLSFTEPNFSQFPCLSLAFAAAKSGGTAPAILNAANEVAVAAFLDDGLPYLKISNVVEHCLNTLPPVAADSLETILEADVLARQTANQFIRTLQK; encoded by the coding sequence ATGCCGCTTAAACGGGTTGCCATCTTAGGATCTACAGGATCTATTGGTGTTAACACCTTAGATGTGATCCGTGCACATCCTGAGCGTTTCAAAGTGGTGGCCTTGACTGCCGCAAAGCAAATTGAGCGTTTAGCCGAGCAATGCATTGAGTTCAATCCGGCCATTGCAGTGGTAGCCAATGCTGATGGTGCTGCCCAACTCAGTCGACTCTTGCAAGAAAAAAAGATTGCCACTCAAGTTCTCTATGGACCGCAGGCACTAGTTCAGGCTGTTACTGAATCTGGATGCGACACTGTTATGGCGGCGATTGTAGGAGCGGCCGGTCTCGTGCCCGCCCTGGCGGCTGCACAAGCGGGCAAGAGGGTATTGCTGGCCAATAAAGAAGCCTTGGTAATGTCGGGCAATTTATTTATGCAGGCCATGAAAGCAGGCGGCGGTGAATTACTTCCCATCGACAGTGAGCACAATGCAATTTTTCAATGTTTGCCAGATCGCTTCACAAAAAATCCGTCGGATCACTTGGGCGTTGAAGAGCTTTGGCTAACTGCTTCTGGTGGTCCATTCAGAGATAGATCGCTTGCAGATTTAGCAAGCATCACCCCCGAGCAAGCCTGCGCCCATCCCAACTGGGTGATGGGTAGAAAGATTTCAGTTGATTCAGCAACGATGATGAATAAAGGTCTTGAAGTGATCGAGGCCTTTTGGTTGTTTGGTTTGCCGCTGGAAAAAATTAAGGTATTAATTCATCCGCAGAGCGTAGTGCACTCGATGGTGCGTTATCGCGATGGCTCGGTGCTGGCACAAATGGGTCAGCCTGATATGCGTACGCCGATTGCTTATGGGCTAGCTTGGCCTGAACGTATAGATGCTGGTGTTACCCCATTAAATTTGACCCAGTTAACTGGCCTGAGTTTCACGGAGCCCAATTTCAGTCAATTTCCTTGCTTGAGTTTGGCCTTTGCTGCCGCAAAATCGGGAGGCACTGCTCCCGCGATATTGAATGCTGCCAATGAAGTTGCTGTTGCGGCTTTCTTAGATGATGGTTTGCCTTACCTAAAGATTTCGAATGTTGTCGAGCACTGCTTGAATACCTTGCCTCCAGTTGCAGCAGATTCTTTGGAGACCATTCTTGAGGCCGATGTTCTTGCCCGTCAGACTGCGAATCAGTTCATTCGCACTCTTCAGAAATAA
- a CDS encoding Phosphatidate cytidylyltransferase, with translation MLKTRIITATILMAVLLPILFLLPPIYLGTFFLIALVAAAWEWSRMIAPEAKKAAWLYAVFCLIIILFLLGMQAITWQFSLLMMAVLFWFFIAPFILAKGMNLSLQKFKSFYSILGLIILPATWFALVFLRELGLVFLLSSMALVWVADIGAYFVGKAFGKHKLAVQISPGKSIEGAVGGLFLCYIYAFLCVTYLPLGDTLFGAWAIRFGWVPMFVMVTVLAAFSVFGDLFESQLKRLAGVKDSSHLLPGHGGVLDRVDALIPTMPIAALLAGLI, from the coding sequence ATGCTAAAAACCCGAATCATTACTGCCACCATCTTGATGGCAGTGCTATTGCCTATCTTGTTTTTATTGCCACCGATCTATTTAGGCACATTCTTCCTGATCGCATTAGTTGCGGCTGCTTGGGAGTGGAGTCGCATGATTGCTCCAGAAGCTAAGAAGGCTGCCTGGCTTTATGCTGTTTTTTGTTTGATTATCATTTTATTTTTGCTTGGCATGCAGGCCATTACATGGCAGTTCTCTTTACTCATGATGGCAGTCCTATTTTGGTTTTTTATAGCGCCATTTATTTTGGCAAAAGGGATGAATCTTTCTCTTCAAAAGTTCAAGTCTTTCTATAGCATTTTGGGTTTAATTATTCTGCCGGCGACTTGGTTTGCCTTGGTCTTCTTACGTGAGCTCGGTCTAGTCTTTCTATTAAGTAGCATGGCTTTAGTTTGGGTTGCTGATATTGGTGCATATTTTGTTGGTAAAGCATTTGGCAAACACAAGCTGGCAGTTCAGATTAGCCCGGGGAAGTCGATTGAGGGTGCAGTAGGTGGTCTATTCCTTTGTTATATCTATGCATTCTTATGCGTGACATATTTACCTCTAGGTGATACTTTATTTGGCGCCTGGGCCATCCGATTCGGTTGGGTGCCCATGTTTGTGATGGTTACGGTATTGGCGGCGTTCAGCGTCTTTGGAGACTTATTTGAGTCTCAATTAAAGCGTTTAGCAGGAGTAAAAGACAGTAGTCATTTATTGCCTGGTCATGGTGGTGTACTCGATCGTGTTGATGCACTCATCCCAACCATGCCAATTGCCGCTTTGCTAGCTGGATTGATTTAA
- a CDS encoding Undecaprenyl diphosphate synthase — MTQHASSTLVVPEVSAIPRHVAIIMDGNGRWASKRFMPRVAGHSEGLGAVRKIVQECRRLGVEYLTVFAFSSENWRRPPEEVGFLMKLFLKSLKSEVSRLAENDIALRLVGDLSRFDSAIQEMVQFSEEKTAGCKDLTFTIAANYGGRWDILQAMRQCLVANPGLKPEQVSEELLQAHLSMAYAPEPDLFIRTGGEQRVSNFLLWQLAYTELYFTDTLWPDFDEAELHKAFDWFSQRERRFGRTSAQLASEPLSDAV, encoded by the coding sequence ATGACACAGCACGCTAGCTCTACCTTAGTTGTTCCGGAGGTTAGTGCTATTCCTCGCCATGTTGCCATCATCATGGACGGCAACGGACGTTGGGCTAGCAAGCGCTTTATGCCACGTGTTGCTGGGCATTCAGAGGGGCTAGGCGCTGTTCGTAAGATCGTTCAAGAGTGTCGCCGTCTGGGCGTTGAATACCTCACCGTATTTGCATTTAGTTCTGAAAATTGGCGTCGCCCACCGGAAGAGGTGGGTTTTTTAATGAAGCTGTTTTTAAAGTCATTAAAAAGTGAAGTCTCGCGTCTTGCTGAAAACGATATCGCTTTGCGCCTAGTAGGCGACTTAAGCCGTTTCGACTCCGCGATTCAGGAGATGGTGCAATTCTCCGAAGAAAAAACAGCTGGCTGCAAAGATTTGACTTTCACGATCGCCGCTAACTATGGTGGACGCTGGGATATTTTGCAGGCAATGCGTCAGTGTTTGGTTGCCAACCCAGGCCTGAAACCTGAGCAAGTCTCTGAAGAATTACTGCAGGCTCATTTGTCGATGGCGTACGCACCAGAGCCAGATTTATTTATTCGTACCGGTGGCGAGCAAAGGGTAAGTAACTTCTTGTTGTGGCAATTAGCCTATACCGAGTTGTATTTCACGGACACCCTTTGGCCTGATTTTGATGAAGCTGAATTACACAAAGCGTTCGACTGGTTTAGCCAGCGTGAACGTCGCTTCGGACGTACCAGTGCTCAATTGGCTTCTGAGCCACTGAGCGACGCAGTTTAA